The following proteins come from a genomic window of Solwaraspora sp. WMMA2065:
- a CDS encoding sugar kinase — protein MTLTIRPAAECQFDLVSLGEVMLRLDPGAGRVTARTFAVSEGGGEYNVARGLRRAFGLRTAVVTALADNEIGRLVEDLVRQGGVDTSLIRWVPYDGVGRTVRNGLNFTERGEGVRAAVGTSDRGHTAVSQLGSDQIDWDHLFGTLGVRWLHTGGIYAGLSGAAAETASTATAAARRHGTVVSYDLNYRSSLWRDIGGQDRARLVNHRIARTVDVLIGNDEHFRTVLGAGRSDSGVDHCEGRWEVPGDRVRPDLGDVQTSLEQVARSYPDLSIVAATLRTVRSASVNDWGAVAWSADAGPVAARYRPGLELLDRVGGGDGFAAGLVYGLLRLGDLRIGVELGAAYGALAMTTPGDASMAALAEVEALAAGSNARALR, from the coding sequence ATGACCCTGACGATCCGTCCCGCCGCCGAGTGTCAGTTCGATCTGGTCTCTCTCGGTGAGGTGATGCTTCGTCTCGATCCCGGTGCGGGCCGGGTGACCGCACGCACCTTCGCCGTCTCGGAGGGCGGTGGCGAGTACAACGTCGCACGTGGGCTACGCCGGGCCTTCGGCCTGCGGACTGCCGTCGTCACTGCTCTGGCCGACAACGAGATCGGCCGGCTCGTCGAGGACCTGGTACGTCAAGGGGGAGTGGACACCTCGTTGATCCGGTGGGTGCCCTACGACGGAGTCGGCCGTACCGTCCGTAACGGGCTCAACTTCACCGAACGTGGCGAGGGTGTGCGCGCCGCGGTTGGCACCTCGGACCGCGGCCACACTGCGGTCAGTCAACTCGGCTCCGACCAGATCGACTGGGACCACCTGTTCGGCACCCTCGGGGTCCGTTGGCTGCACACCGGTGGCATTTACGCGGGCCTGTCCGGTGCCGCCGCTGAGACCGCATCCACCGCCACCGCCGCCGCCCGCCGGCACGGCACAGTTGTCTCGTACGACCTGAACTACCGGTCGAGCCTGTGGCGCGACATCGGCGGCCAGGACCGGGCCCGACTCGTCAACCACCGCATCGCCCGGACGGTCGACGTGCTGATCGGCAACGATGAACACTTCCGTACCGTTCTCGGCGCCGGCCGATCGGACTCCGGCGTGGACCATTGCGAAGGCCGGTGGGAGGTGCCCGGCGACCGGGTCCGTCCCGACCTGGGCGATGTCCAGACGTCGCTGGAGCAGGTAGCCCGGAGCTACCCCGATCTGTCGATCGTGGCGGCGACGTTGCGCACCGTGCGGTCCGCCTCGGTCAACGACTGGGGGGCCGTCGCCTGGTCCGCTGACGCCGGCCCCGTCGCAGCCCGGTACCGACCGGGTCTGGAGCTTCTGGACCGGGTCGGCGGCGGCGACGGCTTCGCCGCTGGCCTTGTCTACGGCCTGCTGCGGCTCGGCGACCTGCGCATCGGTGTCGAGCTCGGTGCGGCGTACGGCGCGTTGGCGATGACCACGCCGGGGGACGCATCGATGGCCGCTCTGGCGGAGGTCGAGGCATTGGCCGCCGGATCCAACGCCCGGGCACTCCGCTGA
- a CDS encoding heparinase II/III family protein, with product MQPLLIGDRLGQLRAALTTTHAAQWRRLYEQCAWYRGQSPPAEHPTASITYLGPAAMNLALAYRLTGQPGYLLEARRWIGTAVSYPHWGKAKMPDHDLDAGWLLHGLSLAYSWLRDDLPDDEAAALRAKLALQGERLYAFAVETEGSWWSSSYWQNHNWICYAGLAAAGYVLDEPRWSDRARENLATVLDLMPGDGSDSEGVVYWRYGVPWLAIHVDLLQHAEGIDWWRRGDFLSRTFEWRLHQCAPGFEENIDHGDCHDRRSGHSVALYYKLAAAYRDGRARWLADHVADRHFWREAYASGVRPGVMPEAGYELLWYDPQVPAVEPADTVPTSAHFPDLGQVTARTSWQSGAAFVSFKAAPGGGHTAWDTAERFRRDKGWQTLNAGHHHPDAGAFVFGAHGEFLAVDDGYCNRKRAAYHNLVLVDGQGWAGEDRYQVYQDLPHERQARLRDVLTGDGLVHATAESAAMFDPALGVRRVDRTLVFTPAGRLVVLDLLAADQPREWTFLLHSDWPAELVGGDIVLRSGPAQAYVRQVVPDAATVSQATTEIEANPTGSTPSLRIVRTLHTVRVQVAPVVRTRILTSVEPTCALAPRAAVAEPVGCVEGVGVRFGTDGETVLLAPADRRIDGADVRAAAAAVILLPGSADRPAQVGVVAATHVDVAGRDLVRSDEPVTGVLPWPA from the coding sequence ATGCAACCCCTGCTCATCGGTGACCGCCTCGGGCAACTGCGCGCGGCGCTCACCACCACCCACGCCGCCCAGTGGCGGCGGCTGTACGAGCAATGCGCCTGGTACCGCGGACAGAGTCCGCCCGCCGAGCATCCGACCGCGAGCATCACCTACCTCGGCCCGGCCGCGATGAACCTGGCCCTCGCCTACCGCCTCACCGGCCAGCCCGGCTACCTGCTCGAAGCCCGCCGCTGGATCGGTACCGCCGTGTCCTACCCGCACTGGGGCAAGGCGAAGATGCCCGACCACGACCTCGACGCGGGTTGGCTGCTGCACGGGCTGTCCCTGGCGTACTCCTGGCTGCGCGACGACCTGCCCGACGACGAGGCGGCGGCGCTGCGGGCGAAGCTCGCTCTGCAGGGTGAGCGCCTGTACGCCTTCGCCGTCGAGACCGAAGGCTCCTGGTGGTCGTCGAGCTACTGGCAGAACCACAACTGGATCTGCTACGCCGGTCTGGCCGCCGCCGGATACGTCCTCGACGAACCACGATGGAGCGACCGGGCACGGGAGAACCTCGCGACGGTGCTGGACCTGATGCCGGGCGACGGATCGGACTCCGAGGGTGTCGTCTACTGGCGGTACGGCGTGCCCTGGCTGGCCATCCACGTCGACCTGCTGCAACACGCTGAAGGCATCGACTGGTGGCGGCGCGGCGACTTTCTGAGTCGCACCTTCGAATGGCGGCTGCACCAGTGCGCCCCCGGCTTCGAGGAGAACATCGACCACGGGGACTGCCACGACCGCCGGTCCGGGCACAGCGTCGCGCTCTACTACAAGCTCGCCGCCGCGTACCGCGACGGCCGCGCCCGCTGGCTCGCCGACCACGTCGCCGATCGGCACTTCTGGCGGGAGGCGTACGCCTCCGGCGTCAGACCGGGCGTGATGCCGGAGGCCGGCTACGAACTGCTCTGGTACGACCCGCAGGTGCCGGCCGTGGAACCCGCCGACACGGTGCCGACCTCCGCTCATTTTCCCGACCTCGGACAGGTGACCGCCCGTACCAGCTGGCAGTCGGGCGCGGCCTTCGTCAGCTTCAAGGCGGCCCCCGGCGGGGGACACACCGCATGGGACACCGCCGAGCGGTTCCGCCGGGACAAGGGCTGGCAGACCCTCAACGCCGGTCACCACCACCCCGACGCCGGGGCGTTCGTGTTCGGCGCGCACGGCGAGTTCCTCGCCGTCGACGACGGGTACTGCAACCGTAAGCGGGCCGCCTACCACAACCTCGTCCTGGTCGACGGGCAGGGTTGGGCCGGCGAGGACCGCTACCAGGTCTACCAGGACCTGCCCCACGAGCGCCAGGCCCGCCTGCGGGACGTGCTCACCGGGGACGGGCTGGTGCACGCGACGGCCGAGTCTGCCGCGATGTTCGATCCGGCGCTCGGCGTCCGGCGCGTCGACCGGACACTTGTCTTCACCCCGGCCGGCCGGCTGGTCGTGCTCGACCTCCTCGCCGCCGACCAGCCACGCGAGTGGACCTTTCTGCTGCATTCGGACTGGCCGGCCGAGCTCGTCGGCGGCGACATCGTGCTCCGGTCCGGACCGGCGCAGGCGTACGTCCGCCAGGTCGTCCCGGACGCCGCCACCGTCAGTCAGGCGACGACGGAGATCGAGGCCAACCCCACCGGCAGTACGCCGAGTCTGCGGATCGTCCGCACCCTGCACACCGTTCGGGTCCAGGTGGCGCCGGTCGTCCGTACCCGGATCCTCACCAGCGTCGAACCGACCTGCGCGCTGGCCCCGCGCGCGGCCGTCGCCGAGCCGGTGGGCTGTGTCGAAGGAGTCGGGGTGCGGTTCGGGACCGACGGCGAGACGGTGCTGCTGGCGCCGGCCGACCGTCGGATCGACGGCGCCGACGTGCGGGCCGCCGCCGCCGCGGTGATCCTGTTGCCTGGCTCCGCCGACCGCCCGGCACAGGTGGGGGTGGTCGCGGCGACCCACGTGGACGTCGCTGGTCGCGATCTGGTACGCAGCGACGAACCGGTGACCGGGGTGCTGCCGTGGCCGGCCTGA
- a CDS encoding MFS transporter yields the protein MSSSGDAPAGRRRMRWSSGLRIMVADTFLMGLGFYALVPLLAYHLLNDLGLSIALTGLLAGVRSASQQGMMLWSGMLADRFGHRRAICVGVLLRAAGFAAFGVVDAVPGLAVASVLAGLGGSLFHPASYALYAELTPAPLRTRAYAVREMASNASFVLGPALGGLLAATNFPALCIVASSLFLLAGAITWIGLRPDPPTAETSVRMSSLHRLRTVARDRGFRRFVVVSAFAWALFSQLYLAVPVRVGQVLPGATSLGLVYTVAAVVMVVATVPSTRLAERYLTTGRTLAVATVMLSAGLLLLGVLPGPAGVVTGVVVFTLGQVLLLPTVNGTVSRLAPPGAVASYFGANGLVLSLGGLIGNLGGGWLLDLGDDTVNWLPWTVFGGWGAAAAVAYLLVLRPSTPVRSD from the coding sequence GTGTCCTCCTCGGGGGACGCGCCGGCCGGCCGCCGGCGCATGCGGTGGTCGTCCGGCCTGCGGATCATGGTCGCCGACACGTTCCTCATGGGGCTCGGCTTCTACGCCCTGGTCCCGCTGCTGGCGTACCACCTCCTGAACGACCTGGGGCTCAGCATCGCGCTCACCGGGTTGCTCGCCGGGGTACGGTCGGCCAGTCAGCAGGGCATGATGCTCTGGTCGGGGATGCTGGCCGACCGGTTCGGTCACCGTCGGGCGATCTGCGTGGGTGTGCTGCTGCGTGCCGCCGGCTTCGCCGCGTTCGGTGTCGTGGACGCCGTACCCGGACTTGCGGTCGCCTCGGTCCTGGCCGGCCTGGGCGGATCCCTCTTTCACCCGGCCAGCTATGCCCTGTACGCCGAGCTGACACCGGCGCCGTTGCGTACCCGTGCCTACGCCGTGCGGGAGATGGCCAGTAACGCGTCCTTCGTCCTCGGGCCCGCACTCGGTGGCCTCCTCGCGGCCACCAACTTCCCGGCACTGTGCATCGTCGCGTCCAGCCTGTTTCTGCTCGCCGGTGCGATCACCTGGATCGGACTGCGACCCGACCCTCCTACCGCCGAAACGTCGGTACGGATGTCCTCCCTGCACCGGTTGCGGACCGTTGCCCGAGATCGCGGGTTTCGACGGTTCGTTGTGGTCAGTGCCTTCGCATGGGCGCTGTTCAGTCAGCTCTACCTCGCCGTGCCGGTGCGGGTCGGGCAGGTTCTGCCGGGAGCGACGTCGCTGGGCCTGGTCTACACCGTCGCGGCGGTCGTCATGGTCGTGGCGACCGTCCCGTCGACCCGCCTTGCCGAGCGGTATCTGACGACGGGCCGGACGCTCGCCGTGGCCACGGTCATGCTCTCTGCCGGTCTGTTGCTGCTGGGTGTGCTGCCGGGACCGGCTGGAGTGGTCACCGGTGTCGTCGTCTTCACGCTCGGGCAGGTCCTGCTGCTACCGACGGTCAACGGCACCGTTTCGCGGCTGGCCCCGCCGGGCGCGGTCGCGTCGTACTTCGGTGCGAACGGACTGGTGCTCTCCCTCGGTGGACTGATCGGCAACCTGGGCGGCGGGTGGCTGCTCGACCTCGGCGACGACACCGTGAACTGGCTACCGTGGACGGTGTTCGGCGGCTGGGGCGCGGCGGCTGCGGTCGCTTACCTGTTGGTGCTCCGACCGTCGACACCAGTCAGGAGCGATTGA
- a CDS encoding DUF805 domain-containing protein codes for MSFTEAVRSALTRYVGFSGRARRAEYWWFVLFSTAVAIVGSILDLLLGTGLDGGNLGILYVVALLALALPSLAVAVRRLHDTERSGWWVLISPIPLIGPLVMLIFTVQDGTPGPNRFGPSPKY; via the coding sequence ATGTCGTTCACCGAAGCTGTCCGTTCGGCCCTGACCCGGTACGTAGGGTTCAGCGGCCGGGCTCGCCGCGCCGAGTACTGGTGGTTCGTCCTGTTCTCGACCGCCGTCGCCATCGTGGGGTCGATCCTCGACCTCCTGCTGGGGACCGGTTTGGACGGAGGCAACCTCGGCATTCTCTATGTGGTTGCCCTCCTCGCGCTCGCACTGCCCTCGCTGGCGGTCGCCGTCCGCCGCCTGCACGACACCGAACGATCCGGCTGGTGGGTGCTGATCTCGCCGATCCCGCTTATCGGCCCCCTCGTGATGCTGATCTTCACCGTGCAGGACGGCACCCCCGGCCCGAACCGCTTCGGTCCCAGCCCGAAGTACTAG